The following are encoded together in the Lathyrus oleraceus cultivar Zhongwan6 chromosome 3, CAAS_Psat_ZW6_1.0, whole genome shotgun sequence genome:
- the LOC127131432 gene encoding uncharacterized protein LOC127131432, giving the protein MEVSNAEITLYICKNEFLEKYFPANDHSKKEIKFLQLKKGGMIVANYTTIFEEFLRFCPHYNGLEDDGLKCVKFESGLCLEIKQLIGYQEINQFLVLVNKCRIYDEDSRAISAHYKSDTDKKSESRYYGKPYVTSVDKGK; this is encoded by the coding sequence ATGGAAGTTTCTAATGCCGAGATTACTCTGTATATTTGCAAGAATGAGTTTCTAGAGAAGTACTTTCCAGCTAATGATCATAGCAAGAAGGAGATCAAGTTCTTACAGTTGAAGAAAGGAGGTATGATTGTTGCTAATTATACGACTATATTTGAAGAGTTTCTGAGATTTTGTCCCCACTATAATGGTCTGGAAGATGATGGGTtgaagtgtgtgaagtttgagagTGGATTATGTCTTGAGATCAAGCAACTCATTGGTTATCAGGAGATCAATCAATTCTTAGTGCTGGTGAATAAGTGTAGAATTTATGATGAAGATAGTAGGGCCATATCTGCACACTACAAGAGTGATACTGACAAGAAAAGTGAGAGTCGGTATTATGGTAAACCTTATGTGACTTCAGTTGATAAGGGAAAATAG